Sequence from the Bacillota bacterium genome:
GCGGCTGGTTCACGCTCACCGCCATGGGCGTCGCGCTCAAGCTGCTCAGCATGTTCGCCCTGGCGCCGGAGGATCGCGGCCGCCTGGGAGCCTGGGCCTTCGGCCTGGCGGCCGCGGGTCTGGGCCTCGCCTGGCTCTTCGGCTGGGGAGGCGCGGGGTGGGCGGCGCCGGCCGGGCTGGGCCAGGCGGCGGCTGCCGCGGGCGTGGCGCTCTACCTGGCCGACATGGTCCGGCTCTACGGGCAACGGCGGCGGAAGCGGCTCGAGCTCAACGCCGCCTTCGCCGCCTGGGCCCTGGCGGCACTGGGCCTGGAGCTCCTGGCGCTGGTGCTGGCGCGCCTCGCCGGCGGGCTGGCGGAGTGGGCGCCGGTGCTGGTCCAGCTGGCTCTCTTCGGATGGCTCTCCGGTCTCGGGCTCAGCCAGCTGGTCAAGATCGTCCCCTTCCTCACCTGGGTCGAGCGCTACGGGCCGCTGATGGGCCGCGCCCCGGTCCCCCGCGTGCAGGACCTGCTGGACGAGGGGCGGGCACGGCCGTGGCTCGTCGCCTACTTCGCCGCGGCGGCGACCGGGGTGGCGGCGGCCGCCGGCATCGTGGCGAGCGGCGGGGCGGGGGCCGCGGCCGCCGGCTGGTCGGCCGTCTGGAGACTGGCCGTGCTGGGCCAGCTCGTGGGCACGGCCGGCCTGGGGCGGGAGCTCTGGCAGGTCCGCCGGGCCCGGCCGGCGACATCGGCGACCGCGCCCTCGATGGTGGCAGGACGGCGGTGAGCGGTGCCCGGTCCGCCCGGCCGCCGGGGACCGCGGGTGGGGAGGGCGGGAGGAGATCGACGACGGGAGGGGTCGACATGCGGGAAGGCAGGACGGCGGCGGTCTCGCTCCGGACGCTGGACGTGCGCGACGACCTGCGGGCGGGGCGGGAGCCGCTGGGGCGGATCCTCGAGGCGGTGCGGCAGCTGCGCGAAGGCGAGGGGCTCCGGCTCCTGGCCACCTTCGAACCGCTGCCCCTCTACCGGGTGCTGGAAGCCAGGGGGTTCGAGCACCGGGCGCGCCGCCTGGAGGGCGGCGACTGGGAGGTGACCTTCCTGCCCCGGGAGGGCGGCCGGGGTGGCGGGGCCGCGGACACGGCCGTCGGCCGCGCCGGTGGAGGTGACGGAGAGGGCGGGGCGTGGCCGGAACCGGTTCGCTTCCTGGACAACCGCGGGCTGGAACCGCCCGAGCCCATGATCCGGATCCTCCAGACGCTGGAGGAGATGGCGCCGGGCGAGGTGCTGGAGGCGGTCAACGAGCGCGAGCCGGTCTTCCTCTACCCGGAGCTGGAGGCGCGGGGTCACGCCATCCGGAGCGAGAGGCGGCCGGACGGCGTCCACCTCCGGATCCGGCGGGGGCAGGCGGGAGAGGGGAGGTGAGGCGCGTGCGCGAGGAAGATCGCGGGCAGCCGGCGCCCGCCGCCGACCCGGGCCTGGAACCGCGGCTCTGGGAGGCGCTGCGCGAGGTCTTCGATCCCGAGCTCGGCTACAACGTGGTCGACCTGGGCCTGATCTACGGCCTCGAGGTGGAGGGCGGCCGCGTCCGCGTGGTGATGACCATGACCACCCCCGGCTGCCCGGCCGGCGACATGCTGGAGGAAGGCGTCCGCCAGCGCCTCCTCCAGCTCCCCGGCGTCGAGCGGGTGGAGGTCCGCCTGGTCTGGTCGCCACCCTGGACGCCCGGGATGATGAGCGACGATGCCAAGCGCTACTTCGGCTTCGCCTGAGGGGGTGGCGGCGATGGAGAAGCGCGAGGCGCTCCAGGCGCTGGCGGGGCTGAGGGCGGGCGGGTTCGATCCCCTGGCGGAGGGGCGCTGGAGACGGAGGTCCTGGCGCGGATCCCCTTCGAAGAACCCTCGCGCCAGGGGCGGCGGGCCGGCCTCTTCCCGCCCCGGAGCCCGGCGGGCTCGGCGTACGCGGAGCTGGCCCGGCGGGTGGCCAGGGAGCTGGGGCTGGAGGGGGAGGCGGTCCCCCTGGCTGCGGGCAGGCCCGCGGGGAAGGAGACCGAGAAGGAAGAGGAAGCGGGGGATGGGGCATGACGGAGAGCGTTCGCCCCGAGGTCGCCGGGGCGGGGCGGGAGCCGGCGCCCGACCCGAACCGGGCGGCCCGGGAGCAGATCGTCCGGCACCATGCGCAGCTCCTGGCGGGGCTGGAGCGCCGGACCCGGGAGCTGGTGACGGCGCCGGAGGACGGGTGGGCGGCGGCGCGGCAGGCGCTGCTCGACTACGTCGACGCCGAGCTCCTGCCGCACGCGCGCGGGGAGGAGAGAACGCTCTACCGGCAGGCGGTGAGGCTTCCGGAGCTGGCGCTGCTCGTCGACTCGCTCTTCGGAGAGCACCGTCGCATCGCCGAGCTGCGGGAGGCGGTGAAGGGCGCCTCCTCCCCCCTGGAGGCGTCGCCCGCCGCCGGCGGCCTGCTGGAGATCTTCCGCCTGCACGCCGAGAAGGAGAACCGCTACGTCGTCTCGGCCCTGGCGGCCGACGCGGGCACCGACCTGGAGGCGCTCCTGGGCCGGCTCCACGAGCGGAGCCAGCCGGGGGAGGGGCTGCTCGACGTCCGCCACCTGCCGCCCGCCGAGCGGCACCGCCGGATCTTCGCCACCTGGCAGGAGCTCGAACCGGGGGATTCCTTCCTCCTCGTCAACGACCACGATCCCGCGCCGCTCCACTACCAGCTGGCCGCCGAGCAGCCGGGCCGCTTCAGCTGGGAGGTGCTCGAGGCGGGTCCGGCGGTCTGGCGGGTGCGGATCGGCCGGCGGGCGGAGACGGGCAGGTGACGGGGCGCGGTGTCGGTCCCCTGGGCGCGGTGGGTCCTCTTCCTTCACCTGGCGGCGGCCATCTTCTGGATCGGCGAGATGCTGACGCTCTCGCTCATCCTGGTCCCCGCCTCGCGCAAGCTGGGCGGCGCCGCCGAGCGCGCGCGGCTCTTCCAGGCGGTCGGCCGCCTCTCGCGGCCCTGGATGCTCGGCGCCCTGGCGGTGCTGATCGCGACCGGCCTCGGCAACCTGGCCTTCCGCGGCGTGGGCGGGACAGAGCTGCTCGCGCCCTCGTTCTACGCTTCCGGCTTCGGGCGGCTCCTCGGCCTGAAACTCGGGCTGGTGACGGTCATCCTGCTCCTCACCCTCCTGCACGACCGGGTCAGCCTGCGCTCGGCCGGCGGCCTCCCGGCCGCCCCGGGCGATGCGGGGGCGGCCTGGCCCAGCCGGCTCAGCGCCTGGCTCGGCCGCCTCAACCTGCTCGCCAGCCTTGCGGCCGCCTATGTCGGCCTCCGACTCCTGACGGGCTGAGGACGACCGCCTCCACCTTCCCGGGGGAGGGGGCGCTGAGCGGCCGGGCGTGACCGCGGTCACAGAGGGGTGGGCGGCCTCGCCCTAGCCTTGTCAGCGGGGAGGGGAGGATCGTGCAGGGGAAGCCGACCGTACGCTGGAAGCTGCTGTCGACCG
This genomic interval carries:
- a CDS encoding DUF2249 domain-containing protein encodes the protein MREGRTAAVSLRTLDVRDDLRAGREPLGRILEAVRQLREGEGLRLLATFEPLPLYRVLEARGFEHRARRLEGGDWEVTFLPREGGRGGGAADTAVGRAGGGDGEGGAWPEPVRFLDNRGLEPPEPMIRILQTLEEMAPGEVLEAVNEREPVFLYPELEARGHAIRSERRPDGVHLRIRRGQAGEGR
- a CDS encoding metal-sulfur cluster assembly factor codes for the protein MREEDRGQPAPAADPGLEPRLWEALREVFDPELGYNVVDLGLIYGLEVEGGRVRVVMTMTTPGCPAGDMLEEGVRQRLLQLPGVERVEVRLVWSPPWTPGMMSDDAKRYFGFA
- a CDS encoding DUF2249 domain-containing protein, producing MTESVRPEVAGAGREPAPDPNRAAREQIVRHHAQLLAGLERRTRELVTAPEDGWAAARQALLDYVDAELLPHARGEERTLYRQAVRLPELALLVDSLFGEHRRIAELREAVKGASSPLEASPAAGGLLEIFRLHAEKENRYVVSALAADAGTDLEALLGRLHERSQPGEGLLDVRHLPPAERHRRIFATWQELEPGDSFLLVNDHDPAPLHYQLAAEQPGRFSWEVLEAGPAVWRVRIGRRAETGR
- a CDS encoding copper resistance protein CopD; translated protein: MSVPWARWVLFLHLAAAIFWIGEMLTLSLILVPASRKLGGAAERARLFQAVGRLSRPWMLGALAVLIATGLGNLAFRGVGGTELLAPSFYASGFGRLLGLKLGLVTVILLLTLLHDRVSLRSAGGLPAAPGDAGAAWPSRLSAWLGRLNLLASLAAAYVGLRLLTG